A DNA window from Ctenopharyngodon idella isolate HZGC_01 chromosome 8, HZGC01, whole genome shotgun sequence contains the following coding sequences:
- the LOC127517906 gene encoding tumor necrosis factor receptor superfamily member 14-like isoform X3 has protein sequence MITLRIIVLFTVIVPLHYDFCWCRCADAEYEIDGRCCPMCAAGNHVYRPCTEDTSTTCAPCPDFTHIDEPNGFSKCFDCTVCDASRGIRVKKACTRSSDTVCEPLEQFYCIERNKDSCRFAVKHSECSPGQYIKQAGTPSTDTVCADCEADTYSNGSFSSCLPHTQCEALGLTETSPGTRSSDSECGNTTTAHIVLSVIVTLIMIIIIAVVCFTIVHNRKKKRSGTGKLYSICSECFCSMRYSCGQNY, from the exons ATGATCACTTTAAGGATTATTGTTCTCTTTACTGTTATTGTTCCACTTCACTATGATTTTTGCTGGTGTCGATGTGCTGATGCTGAATATGAGATAGATGGGAGATGCTGCCCAATGTGTGCTGCTG GAAATCATGTTTATAGGCCCTGCACAGAAGATACCAGCACAACTTGTGCTCCATGCCCTGATTTCACTCACATTGATGAACCCAACGGCTTCTCAAAATGCTTTGATTGTACTGTGTGTGATGCTA GCCGAGGGATAAGAGTGAAAAAAGCCTGTACTCGGTCGTCAGATACTGTTTGTGAGCCACTGGAACAATTCTACTGCATTGAACGAAATAAAGATAGCTGTAGATTTGCTGTGAAACACTCTGAATGCAGCCCTGGACAATATATCAAACAAGCAg GAACTCCCTCCACAGATACAGTATGTGCAGATTGTGAAGCCGACACATATTCAAACGGCTCTTTTTCATCCTGTTTACCTCACACACA ATGTGAAGCACTGGGACTTACTGAAACATCTCCAGGAACACGATCATCTGACAGTGAATGTGGAAACACCACTACTGCACACATTGTTCTTAGTGTTATAGTtactttaataatgataataataattgcagTAGTATGTTTTACAATTGTACATAATCGAAAGAAGAAACGATCTGGTACAGGTAAGCTTTATTCAATTTGTTCAGAATGTTTTTGTAGTATGagatacagttgtggtcagaattattga